The following is a genomic window from Niabella soli DSM 19437.
GAGGGAGGGTGCGCTGGCGGTAGATACGGTAAACAAAACAGAGGTGAACGACCTGGTAAGCGACAGGGAGTTTAAAAATTTTGAACTGCAATTTGAATGGAAACTGTCTAAGAACGGCAACAGTGGCGTATTTATAAACGTTTTGGAGCGACCGGATCTTACCACGGCATGGGCCTCAGGTCCGGAATATCAATTACTGGATCCTGCGCATGTTGACAATGCCAATCCCGTAAAAAGAGCGGGTACCTTGTTCGCAATTGATTCCCAAAAAAATAAAGTAGCCGCAAGGCCGTCCGGAGAATGGAATTACTCCAGAATAAAACAGGTGGATGGGAAGGTTGAATTTTACCTGAACGGGGTGCTTACCGTGCAGGAAGACCTGGGCGCTGCGGCCTGGCAGGATTCGGTGGCGCGCACCCATTTCAAAAGGTTCCCGGAATTTGGCAAACGGACCAGCGGGCATATTGCCCTGCAGGACTGGGCGAGCGGCGTTGCCTTCCGGAATATAAAAATTAAGGAACTGTAACCCTTCGGCTTTTATTTTGGAAACAAATCAATGCCGGAGAGGCGGAAATACGGGAAGATATTTTTAACTGCCCTTAACTTACTGTGTCTCCGTCTTTCCGGCCGAAAAATACCTTTTAGTCGCGCCCGGCTCCGAATTAAAAATTTCTTCAAAAAATAGTGTTCAGCGTGTCCATGCAAAAGTCCCGGGCATAATATTTGCTTGTTTTTGACGAACTGCGTCAGGTTACAAAAAGTTTCGCCATGAAATACTACCCGAGCGCACCTATTTAACTAAACTGATATATTTTATATGAAGAACCAATCATTCGCGTTTAAATGTTCCGGCATTTCCATGGCATTCCTATTGTTATTTTGTGGCGCAGAGGCCCAGTTTTCCGGTGTGCTGGGAAAGGCAAAGGACAAACTGGAACAGAAGGCCCGGAATGCCGTTGATAAGGGGCTGGAGGGGGCCTCACCTTCAGCCGAAAGTACTACGACCAGTGAAGAAACAGGAAAAAAACGGATCAGCATGTCTGGAGGTTTTGATTTTAAGGCGGGCGATTCGGTCCTGTTTAAAAGCAATTTTGACAAATTCGCAACAGGCGCCCTGCCTAATAACTGGAAGACCAATGGCAGCGGGCAACTGGTAAAGTCTGGTGACATTGCCGGAACCTGGCTGGAGCTGCAAAACGGGGCTACCTATAAACTGAATCGGAACTATAAATTGCCGGTACAGTTTACCATTGAATTTGATTTGTTGACCAGTTGTGATAAAATAGGCGATATTAACCCGGTAACTTTTGGCTTTGCCAACAATAACAGTGTTTCCGAATTTAATGAAGGAGATATTGCGCATACCCAGCTTGAGTTTTATAACAGGGATAAGATATCCAGCTTTGCAGGCCCTGTAAATAAATCGAGCTATACCAATTTTGATCTTTCTGTTTTTGCCAATGCCGCACGCCATATAGCTATTGCGGTGGACGGAGAACAAATGAAAGTGTATATTGATAAAACAAAAGTGCTGGATTCAAAAATGTTCCGCGAAAATGCCGCGAAATATTTTTTCATCAGCGCGCCCATGCACACGGACAATGATGCCAAGGTTTATTTTAGTAATGTGGTGATTGCGAAATAACCCGAGTTATAAGATCTCGACCTCTTCCGGGATCACAAAAAGCAGCGTACAGCCTTTTTCTGTAGTAACGGAATGTTTAAAATTGGGTGGAGTATATAAGTAGTCGCCGTGGTTAAGGATTACCTTTTCCAATACTGCTGTTCCGTTTAAAACGAACAACTCCTCACCCCCCGGATGATTATGATAGGGATAGCTGGCACCAGATTCAAATTTCAGAAGGATCGTGGTGGACCGTTGTTTTGCGGCATCATAATGCAGGGAGATCACCGAAATGCCTTTGTAATGAATGCCTTTTTCAATAAGAGGTTGCCATTCTTTGTTGTTGCGAACGATGTAGTCGCTGATGTTTGTGCTGTTCATTTTTAAAATTTACTTGATTAATAATTGATCGATGCTCCATTTGTAACAGGGCATTGTTGCCAGCAAAAAAGCTCCTGCGCTAAAGGCAAATACGGAGTAGTCCATTGGCTCTTTTATGCCTGAAGAGCTACTCATGGCTATCGCAAACAATAAAGTAAGCAACCCTGCAGCCGCTGCTGCGTAATTTGTTTTATACCCTGCAAGCAATAAAACACCCAGTGTTGTTTCCAGTACGGTGCTTATCACGGCAATGGCTAAAACCCAGTTTTTTGGAACGAATGCATTTACCTGTGCCGTATAAGAAACAAAGGCGCTCCAGCCGGATGATTGTTTGCCCCATAGCCCCAGCCGGCTGGCTACCGCAGAAAGGAACCCGGATGCCAATGCCAAACGCAGAAAAAGCGCTGCACTGCTCTGACTGATTTTCATTGTGTTGTTTTTATTAGTGAAGTATCATTGCAACACAAAGATGGCAACAGGCGGTCCTTTAAAGAATAGAGGATCCTGAGAAAAACATGTAAAATCTATAAGGAGAAATGGTGCTTGTATTGTTTGGGCGAAAGCTTTGTATGTTTTTTGAAGAAATTAGAGAAATAGAAAGGATCGTTAAAGCCAAGTTTATACGCTACTTCTTTGACCGATAAATTTTCGTAGGTGAGCAACCGTTTCGCTTCTGAAGCAATGAGCCCGTAAATCACATGCTGTGCGGTTTTGCCGGCATGGAGTTTTGCCTGTTCATTCAGCTTTGCTTCTGTAGTGTGTAGCAGCCGGGCAAAGGTTGACAAAGGATAATTATGTTCAAAATTAGCTCTTACGGCTTCCAGAAATTTCAGGAACAGGGCTTCGGGCTTCCATATCTCATCACCCCGTTTCACTTTTGCACGGTTGATAGCTACCAGTATTAATTCGATACGACTATGTACGGAGATAAGATATTGGTAAGGTTGCTCCTCCAATTCCTTTTGTATGTTTTTTAATTGTTCTTCAACAATTGTGATGTCCACTGAGATGACCTCGTTCATTGCAAAATGACAAAACAAACCGTTGTGAAAAATAAGCTCGATATCTTTATCGTCCTTACTGAAAAAGTCGAGCGTAAATTCGAGTATGAAGCCGCTTGCTTTTTTTGTTTTATTGAATTGATGTACCTGCCCCGATGTAATAGTGACCACATCTCCCTTTGCCAGTGAAAATTCCTTTTCATCAATAATCATGTGGATCGGCCCCGAGGTGCAAAACACTAAAACGTATTTCATGATGCGCCGGGGTTTGCCGGCATCAGCAAGGGCATCAAAATTTTTTATTTCAACCATGAGCCTTCCATTCGGACAGTTTCTGTTTATTTTTTGTTTTCAAATACCACAGAAGTTAAAGTTAATTCTATTTGTAAGACCGTTTTATTTCACTTTTTAAATGTTTTCTAAATGTATGAAAAGAGCATTTTCTAAGAGGCGGTGGACAGGCGGCGTTACTCAAATGACATATAAATTTTCAGCTACTTTTTTACTCACTAAAGAGCAGACGCCATTAACTTCTATCTCTAAAGAACCGTCAAATTCCTGCTGACTTATTACTTTTATTTTGCTGCTTAAGCCTAAGCCCAGCTTAACAACATATTGTAAAAAAGAAGAACTATTATCTTTTACAGCAACCAGTTTGCAGGTTTTATTTACGCCGATTTCTGCCAAAGTCTTGCGTTTTACTGGTTTTATCTCCCCTTTTGCATTAGGAATCGGGTCTCCGTGAGGGTCAATTTCAGGAAAACCCAGGAACTTTTCCAGTTGATCAACCAGCTTGGGGGATTTTATATGCTCTAATTGTTCAGCCACCTCATGGACTTCATCCCAGAAAAATCCTAATTTTTCGTACAGGAATGTTTCCCAAAGGCGGTGTTTCCTGACGATTCCTACGGCCAGGTCTTTTCCTTTAGCAGTTAAAGCGATCTTCCCATACTTTTCATAAGAAACAAACCCCTTTTCCTTTAGCTTTTTCAACATATCGTTGGCTGTTGCAGGCTTTACATCTAAAAGCATTGCCAGTTCGTTCGTTCCCGCAACTGTTTTGTTCGTTATTTCATTGGTTAGATGAAACAAGGTTTTCAAATAATTTTCTTCCGCTTGTGATACCATCTCACAAAGATAAAAATATATATCTAAATATATTTTTTAGGCCGACCTAACTATATTAGTTTCGCTAATCAAATTATAAATAGGAAAATGAAAGGAATCCTTTTACTGGTACTACTTATCCCTATTGTGGTATTCAGTCAATCGCAACAACGAACCATTACAGGCTCGGTTAAGGATTTAGCCACTAAACAACCTGTTGGATACTGTAGTTTGATACAACAAAACGCAAACAATGGGACCGTATCCAACGGAAAAGGGAACTTTAAGATCGATTTTGCACCAAACGAGAATAATGTGGTGCTGGTCTTGCAGGCTTTGGGGTATGAAGCAGACACATTACAAATCAATTCCGATCAGGATCATTATACTGTTCTTTTAAAACCACGCTCTGTTAAACTGGAAGAAATTGTTGTCACCGGAACAACACGCGCTGCTTTGCTCAGAGAAAACCCCGTTTCTATTACGCTTGTTGCTGCCAAACAAATCGAAAGGGCAGCAGCAGGTAATATTATTGATGTACTCGTAAAAAACGTTCCGGGTTTAAAAGCCGTTAAAACCGGCCCAAATATTTCGAAGCCTTTTATTCACGGGTTGGGCTATAATAGGGTACTTACATTATATGACGGTGTTCGCCAGGAGGGACAGCAATACGGCGATGAGCACGGAATTGAAGTAGACGATTACAACATAGAAAAAGCCGAAGTTATAAAAGGGCCTGCAAGTGTTTTATACGGTTCAGATGCCATTGCCGGCGTGATAAGCTTGTTTCCCCATATACCTAAACAGGAAGACGGTAGCCTGCATGGTAAATTCACCAGCGAATATCAGACAAATAACAACCTGACCGGTGATGGTATGCAACTGGATTATGCCGGTAAACATTTTTTGTTTGCTTTGAATGGCTCTTACAGAATGGCCAGAAATTATCGTAATCCTGTAGACGGCAGGGTTTACCTGACTAATTTCAATGTAAAGAATTTCTCTGCTTTGGCGGGATATAAATCTGAAAAAGGATACACGCACCTGAACGTTACTTTATATGACAACCGGCAGGGTATTCCGGACGGCAGCAGGGACTCGCTAAGCAGGAAGTTTACCAAACAGGTATTTGAAGGTGATGCTGATGATATTGTTGATCGTCCGATAGTTTCCCATAAAGCGTTAGGCTCTTATAAAGTCCCCGATTTATCACAACATATTCAGCATTACAGAGCCTATCTGCGTAGTTTTTATAAAATTGGAAATAGCAATATTGACATTCTGTTGGGAGGGCAGCAAAACATCCGCAGGGAATACACACATCCCACAGCGCCGAAACAGGCAGGAATGTATATGAGATTACAAACCTTAAATTATGGTATTCGATACAATGCGCCGGAATTTTTCCATATCGAAACTGCCATCGGCATCAACGGAATGATACAAAGCAATAAAAATAGGGACGCAACGGATTTTCCTATCCCTGATTACAATTTATATGATGGGGGCATTTATTTATATGCGAAATGGAAACAAAATAAATGGAGTATCAGCGGTGGGGTTCGTTACGATCTGAGATATGTTAGGTGGAATGATTTCTATGTAGGAAAAAACCCGGCAACAGGATTTGCAAAACAACTCAATTCCCACAGCCCCAACGCTGAGTTACAATTTGCAGCTTATGAAAAATTGTTTTACGGAATCAGCGGGAGTATTGGAGCCACTTTTCAGGCCACAAAGAACATCAGCTTAAAGGCAAATATCGGAAGAGCGTACAGGGCGCCCAACCTAACAGAAATAGGTAGTAACGGTCTTGACCCCGGAGCGCACATCATTTATTTAGGAAACAGAAATTTTAATCCGGAGTTTTCATTGCAGGAAGATCTGGGTATTCATTTGAAGTTTGATGAAGTGTCGGGAGGGATCAGTTTATTTAACAACAATATCCAAAACTATATTTATATGTCAATGGCAGCAGATGCCTCCGGAAACCCGGTAGTTGATGCACAGGGGAACCGGACGTATCAATATCTGCAATCAAAAGCGCAACTTTATGGAGCTGAGTTTTGGATGGCCATACGTCCTCAAAATCTAAAAGGATTTTGCTGGGATTATAGTATAAGTATAGTTTATGGTTTTAACCGAAGAAAGAGCTTTAAAAGAAAAGGCCCGGAGGGAGAATATTTGCCGCTGATACCGCCAAAGATGCTCAACAGCAGTATTTCACAGGAAATACTGCCGAAGTCAAAATACTTAGTTGGCCTGGTACCCAAATTTGAAATTGAATATGCTGCAACACAAAACCGGTATTTGGGATTAAACGGAACAGAAACCGCAACGCCGTCTTACATTTTGTTTAATATTGGACTGACAACGCAAATAAAATACAAGGAAACAAAAAATGTTGAGCTTGTTTTTAAAGCTGACAATTTATTTGACAGGGCATATCAGTCGCATCTCAGCCGTTTGAAATATTTTGAGTATTACACTCAAACCCCGAACGGCCGTTCCGGCATCTACAATATGGGAAGAAATTTTGTGGTGAAAATGATAGTGCCCTTTTAAGGTTGTGCCATACAAAACGCATGCATATCCTTCAGAAAATCATAGAGGGATTGCATAGAAGGGATAGGCCCGGCTACCAGTAAGAATAAGCGACCGGTTTGTTTTAACCGGGCCTTGTTGGTACCGGTTTGTACGTATTGGATGATCTTTTGAAATACCGGGGCCTCAAAATAAGGAGAGTCCGGCCGGTTAATAAAGTGACAGCGCAGGGTTTCATTCTTGAGGGTCATTTTCTCAAAACCCAGTTCCACAGCCAGTTTACGGCATTTAATGGTTTCGAAAAGATCGTCGACAGGCGGTGGTACCGGACCAAAGCGATCCTGTAATTCGGTGTACAGGACGCTCAATGCTTCCTCCGATTCGCTGTCGTCCAAACGCTGGTACAGCGACAGGCGTTCGGTGATGCTTTCTACATAATCATCAGGGATCAGTATCTCCAGGTCGGTATCGATCGTACAGTCGCTTACAAAATCGTCCTGTTTGCTGATCTCATCCTTGAATAATTCTTTGAACTGTGTGCGCTTTAGCTCCCGGATGGCTTCGTCCAGGATCTTCTGATAGGTTTCAAAACCGATCTCGGCCATAAAGCCGCTTTGTTCGCCTCCCAGCAAATTTCCCGCGCCCCGAATGTCCAGGTCGCGCATGGCGATCTGGAAGCCGCTGCCCAGTTCACTATGCTGTTCCAGGGTCTGTAAGCGCTTACGCGAATCGGCCGGCAATGTGCTCATCGGTGGCGCCAGCAAATAACAAAAGGCCTTTTTATTGCTGCGCCCCACGCGGCCACGCAACTGGTGCAGGTCGCTCAGTCCAAAATGGTGTGCGTTATTAATGATAATGGTATTTACATTGGGAATATCTACCCCGCTTTCCACGATATTGGTGCAAACCAACACATCATAACGATGGTCAATAAAATCCAGAATTTTTTCTTCCAGTTGGTGCCCTTCCATTTGCCCGTGCGCAAAGCCGATCGAAAGATCCGGGCAAAGGCCCTGGATCATCGTGGCCATTTCCGCCAATCCCGCCACGCGGTTATGGATAAAAAAGACCTGCCCGCCACGTTCGGTTTCAAAATAAATAGCATCGCGGATAACGTCCTCATTATATACCTGCACCTCGGTTTGTATCGGTTGCCGGTTGGGTGGCGGCGTGTTGATAATGCTCAGGTCCCGTGCGCCCATCAGTGAGAACTGAAGGGTACGGGGGATGGGGGTTGCGGTAAGGGTTAAGCAATCGATGGTGCTGCGCAATACTTTTATTTTTTCCTTATGGGCCACACCGAATTTTTGTTCCTCATCAATGACGAGTATGCCCAGGTCTTTGAATTTTACTTCTTTGCCCAGGATACCATGGGTGCCTACGAGGATATCAATTTTTCCTTCCGCTAGTTTTTGAAGGGTTTCCTTTTTTTCCTTACTGCTTTTAAAACGGTTAATAAAATCAACGGTAACCGGAAATTCTCTTAAACGGTCTTTAAACGTTTTATAGTGCTGAAAGGCCAGGATGGTGGTAGGAACCAGTATGGCAGCCTGTTTGCCATCCACACAGGTTTTAAAGGCTGCGCGGATCGCAACTTCCGTTTTGCCAAAGCCCACATCCCCGCAAACCAGCCGGTCCATAGGCGATTCAGATTCCATATCTTTTTTCACATCCGCCGAAGCTTTGCTCTGGTCCGGCGTGTCTTCATAAATAAAAGACGCTTCCAGTTCCGTTTGCAGGTAATTATCCGGTGTATGCGCAAATCCTTTCTGGGCCTTGCGTTGGGCGTAGAGTTTGATGAGGTCAAAAGCAATTTCTTTAACCCTGGTCTTTGTCTTTTCCTTTAAACGCGTCCAGGCATCGCTGCCCAGCTTGTTTACCTTGGGCACGCTGCCATCCTTGCCGGTGTACTTGGCAATTTTATGCAGGGAGTTGATGTTCACATACAGCACATCCTTGTCCTTGTAAATAATGCGTACGGCCTCCTGGGTTTTGCCATTTACGTCCATTTTCTGTAACCCGCTGTAGATGCCTACCCCATGGTCGATATGAGTAACAAAATCGCCCGGCTGCAGTTCGCGCAGGGTGCGCAGGGTGATCGCTTTATTTTTGTTATAGGCCTGCTTGACCTTGTATTTGTGGTACCGCTGAAAAATTTCATGATCGGTATAACAAAGGATTTTCAGATCCTGATCAACAAATCCCGAATGAATTGCTGCGGAAACCGGATTGAATACCAGTTGCGCCTCCTGGTCGTCAAAAATGGATTGCAGCCGCTGCAACTGTTTAGGGTTTTCGGAAAAGATATATAATGAAAACCCCTGGGCTTCGTGTGCCTTGAGGTCTTTTATTAAAAGCTCAAACTGGCGGTTAAAGGCCGGTTGTTCTTTGGTGTGAAATTCAAATTCCTGCGTTACAGTTGCCGGAACCTGCTCCAAATGTACGACTGGCCTTATTTGCAGGGCCGCTTCAAAATCTGCTGCGGTAATGAAATCGGTGGTTGTTACATTGCTTTTTAGTAATCTATCGGCATCCCGGTTGTCATCGGAATGGCTTTTCAGTTGCTGTTGTCCAAGGAAATGTTCCAGTTCTTCGCTATGCTCTTTCAATCTTTCTACGCACAGGGAAGCATCCTGTACCCAAAGGGCCGTGTTTTCGGGAAGGAACTCGAATAGGGAAACATGCTGCTCTTTAGCAAACTGTGTATCCACGTTGGGAATAATGGATACCTGCAGTAATTTGCGTTCACTCAACTGTGTTTCAGGGTCAATAATTCGTATGGAGTCAATATCGTTGCCAAACAACTCAATACGATAAGGCTTATCATTGCCGAAAGAATAGATATCCAGGATGCCGCCGCGCAAGGCGAACTGGCCGGGCTCATACACAAAATCACTCCGTTCAAAACCGTATTTGTCCAGCTTTAACAACAGTTCTTCTATATTCAGCTGGTCTGCGGTCTTAAGATGGATAATATTTTCAGCCAGCGTGGCCGATACCACCACTTTTTCAAAAATAGCATCGGCGTAGGTGACCAGAACCTTTTTATTTCCGCCGCCGGCAAACCGGGTCAGCGCCTCGGTGCGCAACATTACATGCGAGGCGTTCAGTTGCTGATAATTCCGGGTTGTTTTAAAAGAAGAGGGGAAATAAAAAATATCCAGGGCGCCTGTTATATTTTCCAGGGTGTTTTGAAAGTAGGCGGCATCTTCCGGTTCATTCAGAATAATAACATGGTTTAAGGCCGGCGTTTGGGCCATACAGGCTCCAACAATAAATTGGGAGGCGCTGCCGTACACGCCTGAAAGCGCCAATTGGGCGGGTTGAAGCAAAGAGAGTTCGTTCGCTATTTGTAAACAGCGGGGGTCATTGCTATAAAAATTCTTCAACACTTCCGTTTGCATCGGGCTGCAAAGGTACGACGAATTTTAAAATTACTTATCTTCCCGAACATTATTCACCCATTTACGATTGCATCGGCTATGCTTACCATTGTTTTTGCGCTTATTGTGGGGATCAGTTGC
Proteins encoded in this region:
- a CDS encoding 3-keto-disaccharide hydrolase; the protein is MNKRPVAFIILFLIAASCGEANKNNSLTKEEKEQGWTLLFDGESAKGWHLYNKKNTTAGWIVREGALAVDTVNKTEVNDLVSDREFKNFELQFEWKLSKNGNSGVFINVLERPDLTTAWASGPEYQLLDPAHVDNANPVKRAGTLFAIDSQKNKVAARPSGEWNYSRIKQVDGKVEFYLNGVLTVQEDLGAAAWQDSVARTHFKRFPEFGKRTSGHIALQDWASGVAFRNIKIKEL
- a CDS encoding cupin domain-containing protein, yielding MNSTNISDYIVRNNKEWQPLIEKGIHYKGISVISLHYDAAKQRSTTILLKFESGASYPYHNHPGGEELFVLNGTAVLEKVILNHGDYLYTPPNFKHSVTTEKGCTLLFVIPEEVEIL
- a CDS encoding AraC family transcriptional regulator; this translates as MVEIKNFDALADAGKPRRIMKYVLVFCTSGPIHMIIDEKEFSLAKGDVVTITSGQVHQFNKTKKASGFILEFTLDFFSKDDKDIELIFHNGLFCHFAMNEVISVDITIVEEQLKNIQKELEEQPYQYLISVHSRIELILVAINRAKVKRGDEIWKPEALFLKFLEAVRANFEHNYPLSTFARLLHTTEAKLNEQAKLHAGKTAQHVIYGLIASEAKRLLTYENLSVKEVAYKLGFNDPFYFSNFFKKHTKLSPKQYKHHFSL
- a CDS encoding metal-dependent transcriptional regulator translates to MKTLFHLTNEITNKTVAGTNELAMLLDVKPATANDMLKKLKEKGFVSYEKYGKIALTAKGKDLAVGIVRKHRLWETFLYEKLGFFWDEVHEVAEQLEHIKSPKLVDQLEKFLGFPEIDPHGDPIPNAKGEIKPVKRKTLAEIGVNKTCKLVAVKDNSSSFLQYVVKLGLGLSSKIKVISQQEFDGSLEIEVNGVCSLVSKKVAENLYVI
- a CDS encoding TonB-dependent receptor; this encodes MKGILLLVLLIPIVVFSQSQQRTITGSVKDLATKQPVGYCSLIQQNANNGTVSNGKGNFKIDFAPNENNVVLVLQALGYEADTLQINSDQDHYTVLLKPRSVKLEEIVVTGTTRAALLRENPVSITLVAAKQIERAAAGNIIDVLVKNVPGLKAVKTGPNISKPFIHGLGYNRVLTLYDGVRQEGQQYGDEHGIEVDDYNIEKAEVIKGPASVLYGSDAIAGVISLFPHIPKQEDGSLHGKFTSEYQTNNNLTGDGMQLDYAGKHFLFALNGSYRMARNYRNPVDGRVYLTNFNVKNFSALAGYKSEKGYTHLNVTLYDNRQGIPDGSRDSLSRKFTKQVFEGDADDIVDRPIVSHKALGSYKVPDLSQHIQHYRAYLRSFYKIGNSNIDILLGGQQNIRREYTHPTAPKQAGMYMRLQTLNYGIRYNAPEFFHIETAIGINGMIQSNKNRDATDFPIPDYNLYDGGIYLYAKWKQNKWSISGGVRYDLRYVRWNDFYVGKNPATGFAKQLNSHSPNAELQFAAYEKLFYGISGSIGATFQATKNISLKANIGRAYRAPNLTEIGSNGLDPGAHIIYLGNRNFNPEFSLQEDLGIHLKFDEVSGGISLFNNNIQNYIYMSMAADASGNPVVDAQGNRTYQYLQSKAQLYGAEFWMAIRPQNLKGFCWDYSISIVYGFNRRKSFKRKGPEGEYLPLIPPKMLNSSISQEILPKSKYLVGLVPKFEIEYAATQNRYLGLNGTETATPSYILFNIGLTTQIKYKETKNVELVFKADNLFDRAYQSHLSRLKYFEYYTQTPNGRSGIYNMGRNFVVKMIVPF
- the mfd gene encoding transcription-repair coupling factor; this encodes MQTEVLKNFYSNDPRCLQIANELSLLQPAQLALSGVYGSASQFIVGACMAQTPALNHVIILNEPEDAAYFQNTLENITGALDIFYFPSSFKTTRNYQQLNASHVMLRTEALTRFAGGGNKKVLVTYADAIFEKVVVSATLAENIIHLKTADQLNIEELLLKLDKYGFERSDFVYEPGQFALRGGILDIYSFGNDKPYRIELFGNDIDSIRIIDPETQLSERKLLQVSIIPNVDTQFAKEQHVSLFEFLPENTALWVQDASLCVERLKEHSEELEHFLGQQQLKSHSDDNRDADRLLKSNVTTTDFITAADFEAALQIRPVVHLEQVPATVTQEFEFHTKEQPAFNRQFELLIKDLKAHEAQGFSLYIFSENPKQLQRLQSIFDDQEAQLVFNPVSAAIHSGFVDQDLKILCYTDHEIFQRYHKYKVKQAYNKNKAITLRTLRELQPGDFVTHIDHGVGIYSGLQKMDVNGKTQEAVRIIYKDKDVLYVNINSLHKIAKYTGKDGSVPKVNKLGSDAWTRLKEKTKTRVKEIAFDLIKLYAQRKAQKGFAHTPDNYLQTELEASFIYEDTPDQSKASADVKKDMESESPMDRLVCGDVGFGKTEVAIRAAFKTCVDGKQAAILVPTTILAFQHYKTFKDRLREFPVTVDFINRFKSSKEKKETLQKLAEGKIDILVGTHGILGKEVKFKDLGILVIDEEQKFGVAHKEKIKVLRSTIDCLTLTATPIPRTLQFSLMGARDLSIINTPPPNRQPIQTEVQVYNEDVIRDAIYFETERGGQVFFIHNRVAGLAEMATMIQGLCPDLSIGFAHGQMEGHQLEEKILDFIDHRYDVLVCTNIVESGVDIPNVNTIIINNAHHFGLSDLHQLRGRVGRSNKKAFCYLLAPPMSTLPADSRKRLQTLEQHSELGSGFQIAMRDLDIRGAGNLLGGEQSGFMAEIGFETYQKILDEAIRELKRTQFKELFKDEISKQDDFVSDCTIDTDLEILIPDDYVESITERLSLYQRLDDSESEEALSVLYTELQDRFGPVPPPVDDLFETIKCRKLAVELGFEKMTLKNETLRCHFINRPDSPYFEAPVFQKIIQYVQTGTNKARLKQTGRLFLLVAGPIPSMQSLYDFLKDMHAFCMAQP